The Cloeon dipterum chromosome X, ieCloDipt1.1, whole genome shotgun sequence genome includes a window with the following:
- the LOC135947252 gene encoding aminopeptidase N-like, protein MPLSSSCTNRVCKAVGRGHVKRVLIWKLRFEPAWVRPPLRYYLAKMASFAIGIESVSPTAPSFTTTSASEPELTTANSLSASTTALPTPSYRLPGDLRPEHYTLEIKTFLDGENSRFEGRVLIRVKCEKDTSRVVVHSTDLILNTDQVRVGDKEIIGHEFDTRNEFYIIKLKEELKSGSKYVIEIPFEGNLTTSLKGYYRSSYKDKATGDIKWVATTQFEAIDARRAFPCFDEPAMKAVFQVNMIRRKGFTSISNMTLAKTVELKDDWFRDEYVESVRMSTYLLAFVVSDFAHLQSNPGNTTFRVWARQDAIEQARYSLEIGPKVLDFFEEYFNVPYPLPKMDMIAVPDFSSGAMENWGLVTYSEKAMLYEEGVSEINDKEEVTRVVAHELAHQWFGNLVTMKWWDDLWLNEGFAVYVQVLGTDHVQPSINYPDSKAVSSLLDIFSKDSLKSSHPVSNNIQHPSEIWQLFDDITFAKGYLVLRMLNYVLGEETFRQGVSRYLKTHQYGNAVQNDLWASFEEQSRDDSARDSSRTETPREATVKEIMDSWTLQTGYPVIHVTRNYEAGTAELTQNRFVTDWLGRSSEDRESLWWVPISYTDPSNAILDMSTKPRFWMNTSNATLKGLPKKDQWLLLNVNATALYRINYDTENWNLLSTALRTEKNHGGIPTLNRVQIIDDAFNLARAGLLNYNFTLNLLRYLRHEREYLPWQTAFSNLEYISDMTNRGGGYGQFRKFVRALLTPVYNALDEPFKISVAGETIPQMKHRAQVVSWSYSMGVSDCEEKVVALFKTWQQQTEDPDVVNPIPVELRSVVYCNAVASGGEPAWDFLWKRFLGSNVAAEKSKLLSALGCAREMWLLHRYLYMSLNETSGIRKQDIATVFYSVATSSSFFYIAREFLFSRIKDIHSYVSPDFSQIGLLVKHVSHLMSTKNDFEQIKQFVELNSEYLKDVKYAVKEALENVELNVQWHSRYYPTVVEWLSSHENEEFST, encoded by the exons ATGCCCCTTTCCAGCTCTTGCACCAATCGTGTTTGTAAAGCTGTTGGCCGAGGGCACGTCAAGCGTGTGTTGATATGGAAATTACGATTTGAACCCGCATGGG TTCGACCTCCACTTCGTTACTACTTGGCCAAGATGGCGAGTTTTGCAATCGGGATTGAAAGCGTGTCTCCAACAGCACCGTCGTTCACGACAACAAGCGCCTCTGAGCCTGAACTGACAACAGCTAATTCTTTATCGGCCTCTACTACCGCGCTTCCAACACCTTCATATCGCCTACCGGGAGACCTGCGTCCAGAACATTAcactttggaaattaaaactttcctgGACGGAGAAAATTCGCGATTCGAGGGGCGCGTCCTGATTAGGGTTAAATGTGAGAAGGACACGTCTCGAGTGGTGGTGCATTCTACAGACCTCATCTTAAATACCGACCAAGTGAGAGTCGGAGACAAAGAAATCATCGGTCACGAGTTTGACACTCGAAACGAATTCTACATAATCAAACTGAAAGAGGAGCTGAAATCAGGAAGCAAATACGTTATTGAAATTCCCTTTGAGGGAAATTTGACCACCAGCTTGAAAGGATATTATCGAAGCAGCTATAAAGATAAAGCGACTGGAGAcataaa GTGGGTTGCAACAACGCAATTTGAAGCAATTGACGCCCGCAGAGCGTTTCCTTGCTTTGATGAGCCCGCGATGAAAGCTGTTTTCCAAGTGAACATGATTCGTCGCAAGGGTTTCACCTCCATCAGCAACATGACACTGGCAAAAACAGTCGAAct TAAGGACGATTGGTTCCGCGACGAATACGTTGAGAGTGTGCGGATGTCGACGTACTTGTTGGCGTTTGTCGTTTCCGACTTTGCTCACCTCCAATCCAACCCTGGCAACACCACCTTCAGGGTTTGGGCTCGACAAGATGCCATTGAACAGGCCCGGTACTCGCTGGAAATCGGCCCAAAAGTACTGGATTTTTTCGAGGAGTATTTCAACGTTCCCTATCCCCTTCCTAAAATGGATATGATTGCTGTGCCGGATTTCTCGTCAGGTGCAATGGAAAACTGGGGATTGGTAACTTACAG tgAGAAGGCTATGTTGTATGAGGAAGGCGtttctgaaataaatgataaagAAGAAGTGACGCGCGTCGTGGCCCACGAATTAGCACACCAGTGGTTTGGAAATTTGGTCACCATGAAGTGGTGGGATGATCTTTGGCTCAATGAAGGATTTGCTGTTTACGTTCAAGTGCTCGGAACTGATCAC GTTCAACCATCGATAAATTACCCTGACTCTAAGGCGGTTAGTTCTCTCCTGGACATCTTTTCTAAAGATTCCTTAAAATCGTCCCATccagtttcaaataatattcagcATCCCAGTGAAATCTGGCAATTATTTGATGACATAACATTCGCTAAAG GCTATCTAGTTTTGAGAATGTTAAACTACGTTTTGGGCGAGGAAACTTTCAGGCAAGGCGTTAGCAGATATTTGAAGACTCACCAATACGGCAATGCGGTCCAAAATGATTTGTGGGCCAGTTTTGAGGAACAGTCACGAGACGACTCTGCTCGAG ATTCTAGTCGAACAGAAACGCCAAGAGAAGCGACAGTAAAAGAAATCATGGACAGCTGGACGCTTCAAACTGGATATCCGGTGATTCACGTAACGCGGAATTACGAGGCAGGCACCGCGGAGCTTACGCAG AATCGTTTTGTGACTGATTGGCTCGGCCGTTCGAGTGAGGATCGCGAGAGCTTGTGGTGGGTTCCCATCAGCTACACGGACCCGTCGAATGCAATCCTCGATATGAGCACCAAGCCTCGCTTCTGGATGAACACGTCAAACGCAACTCTCAAAGGATTGCCCAAAAAGGACCAATGGCTCCTGCTCAACGTCAATGCCACTG ctttgTACCGGATAAACTATGATACTGAAAATTGGAATCTTTTGTCCACTGCGCTGAGAACCGAGAAAAACCACGGAGGAATTCCCACTTTGAACAGAGTGCAGATCATCGACGACGCGTTTAACCTGGCTAGGGCCGGTTTGctcaattacaattttaccCTGAACCTTCTTCGCTACCTCCGCCATGAAAGAGAGTACCTTCCTTGGCAAACCGCCTTCTCGAACCTGGAATATATTTCTGATATGACAAATCGAGGAGGAGGATACGGTCAGTTTAGAAAATTCGTCCGCGCTCTTCTAACTCCCGTTTACAATGCACTTGATGAACCATTCAA GATAAGTGTGGCCGGAGAAACTATCCCGCAGATGAAACACCGCGCTCAGGTTGTAAGCTGGTCATACTCCATGGGGGTTTCCGACTGCGAGGAAAAAGTCGTGGCTCTTTTCAAAACCTGGCAGCAACAAACCGAGGATCCAGACGTTGTTAATCC tATTCCTGTTGAACTGAGAAGCGTGGTCTACTGCAACGCTGTAGCATCAGGAGGCGAACCGGCCTGGGACTTTTTGTGGAAGAGATTTTTGGGCTCGAACGTCGCCGCGGAAAAAAGTAAACTTCTGTCTGCCTTAGGATGCGCGCGAGAAATGTGGCTGTTGCACAG ATATTTGTACATGTCCTTAAATGAAACTTCAGGCATTCGCAAGCAAGATATAGCTACCGTGTTTTATTCGGTGGCCACTAGCTCGAGCTTCTTCTACATTGCGAGAGAATTTCTTTTCTCCCGCATTAAAGATATTCACTCTTA tGTTAGTCCGGATTTCTCTCAAATTGGATTACTTGTCAAACATGTTTCTCATTTAATGAGtacgaaaaatgattttgagcag ATCAAGCAGTTTGTGGAACTGAATTCGGAATACCTAAAAGATGTGAAATATGCAGTGAAAGAAGCACTAGAGAATGTTGAGTTGAACGTGCAGTGGCACTCCAGATACTATCCAACTGTAGTCGAGTGGCTCTCTTCCCACGAAAATGAGGAATTTTCAACGTGA
- the LOC135947246 gene encoding aminopeptidase Ey-like: MGSKNLQIVLLLMASLAIGIESASPSAPSFTTLSVAAPELTTANYLSASTTALPTPSYRLPEDLRPEHYTLEIKTFLDGENSRFEGRVLIRVKCEKDTSRVVLHSTDLILKTDQVRVGDKEIIGHEFDTKNEFYIINLKEELKSGSKYLIEIPFAGNLTTNLKGYYRSSYKDKATGDKKWIATTQFQAIDARRAFPCFDEPAMKAVFQVNMIRRKGFTSISNMPLAKSVQLEDDWFRDEYVESVRMSTYLVAFVVSDFAHLQSNLGNTTFRVWARQDAIEQARYSLEIGPKVLGFLEEYFNIRYPLPKMDMIALPDFAGEGMENWGLVTYRESAVLYEESTSDINAKEWVTVVIAHELAHQWFGNLVTMKWWDDIWLNEGFASYVQGLGTNHVQPSWNYPDYMAVNALQKIFSKDSLKSSHPVSNNIQHPSEIWQLFDDISYSKGYLVSRMLNYVLGEATFRRGVSKYLETHQYGNAVQDALWATFEEQMRDDSANDSSSTDEAPREATVKEIMDSWTLQTGYPVIYVKRNYEEGTAELWQNRFVTDWLGRSSEDRESLWWVPISYTDPSNALLDMSTKPRFWMNTSNATLKGLPKKDQWLLLNVNVTALYRINYDSENWDLLSTALRTEKNHGGIPTLNRVQIIDDAFNLARAGLLKYNFALNLLRYLRHEREYLPWKAVFTNLEYLYRTTKRGGGYGPFRKFVRALLTPVYNALDEPFKPTVAGDSLPQIKHRAQVLDWSCSMGVSDCEEKAVALFKTWQQQTEDQDVVNPIPVELRSVVYCKAVESGGEPAWDFVWKRFLSSNVAAEKSKLLSSLGCAREMWLLHRYLDMSLNETSGIRKQDASIVFNSVATSASGFYIAREFLFSRIKDIHSYVSPDFSQIGFFVEGVSHLMSTKNDFEQIKQFVELNSEYLKGAKFAVKQALENVELNVLWYSRYYPTLLSLLTLSAHASEELPLPRA, from the exons ATGGGGtcgaaaaatttgcaaatagtTCTGCTCTTGATGGCGAGTTTGGCAATCGGGATTGAAAGCGCGTCTCCAAGCGCGCCGTCGTTCACCACATTAAGCGTCGCCGCGCCTGAACTGACAACAGCTAATTATTTATCGGCCTCTACTACCGCGCTTCCAACACCTTCATATCGCCTACCGGAAGACCTGCGTCCAGAACATTAcactttggaaattaaaactttccttgacggagaaaaTTCGCGATTCGAAGGACGCGTCCTGATTAGGGTTAAATGTGAGAAGGACACGTCTAGAGTGGTGCTGCATTCCACAGACCTCATCTTAAAAACTGACCAAGTGCGAGTCGGAGACAAAGAAATCATCGGTCACGAGTTTGACACTAAAAACGAATTCTACATAATCAACCTGAAAGAGGAGCTGAAATCAGGTAGCAAGTACTTGATTGAAATTCCCTTCGCGGGAAATTTGACCACCAACTTGAAAGGTTACTATCGAAGCAGCTATAAAGATAAAGCGACTGGAGACAAAAA GTGGATTGCAACAACGCAATTCCAAGCAATTGACGCCCGCAGAGCGTTTCCTTGTTTTGATGAGCCCGCGATGAAAGCTGTTTTCCAAGTGAACATGATTCGGCGCAAGGGTTTCACCTCCATCAGCAACATGCCACTGGCCAAATCAGTCCAACT TGAGGATGATTGGTTCCGCGATGAATACGTTGAGAGTGTGCGAATGTCGACGTACTTGGTGGCGTTTGTCGTTTCCGACTTTGCTCACCTCCAATCAAACCTTGGCAACACCACCTTCAGGGTGTGGGCTCGCCAAGATGCCATTGAACAGGCCCGATACTCGCTGGAAATCGGCCCAAAGGTTTTAGGTTTCCTTGAAGAGTATTTCAACATACGCTATCCACTTCCTAAAATGGATATGATCGCACTGCCAGATTTCGCGGGGGAAGGAATGGAAAACTGGGGATTGGTTACTTACAG agaGTCGGCTGTGTTGTATGAGGAAAGTACTTCTGATATAAATGCTAAAGAATGGGTGACGGTTGTTATCGCCCACGAATTAGCTCACCAGTGGTTTGGAAATTTGGTCACCATGAAGTGGTGGGATGACATTTGGCTCAACGAAGGATTTGCTTCTTACGTTCAAGGGCTCGGAACTAATCAT GTTCAACCATCGTGGAATTATCCTGATTATATGGCGGTTAATGCTCTCCAGAAAATCTTTTCTAAAGATTCTTTAAAATCGTCACATCccgtttcaaataatattcagcATCCCAGTGAAATCTGGCAATTATTTGATGACATATCATACTCTAAAG gTTATCTAGTTTCGCGAATGTTGAACTACGTTTTGGGTGAGGCAACTTTCAGGCGAGGCGTCAGCAAATATTTAGAAACTCACCAGTATGGCAATGCGGTCCAAGATGCTTTGTGGGCCACTTTTGAGGAACAGATGCGGGATGACTCTGCTAATG ATTCTAGCAGTACGGATGAAGCGCCAAGAGAAGCGACAGTGAAAGAAATTATGGACAGCTGGACGCTTCAAACTGGATACCCGGTGATTTACGTCAAGCGCAATTACGAGGAAGGAACCGCTGAACTGTGGCAG AATCGTTTTGTGACTGATTGGCTCGGCCGTTCGAGTGAGGATCGCGAGAGCTTGTGGTGGGTTCCCATCAGCTACACGGACCCTTCGAATGCACTGCTCGACATGAGCACCAAACCTCGCTTCTGGATGAACACGTCAAACGCAACTCTCAAAGGATTGCCCAAAAAGGACCAATGGCTGCTGCTCAACGTTAATGTCACTG cttTGTACCGGATAAACTATGATTCTGAAAATTGGGATCTTTTGTCCACTGCGCTGAGAACCGAGAAAAACCACGGAGGAATCCCCACTTTGAACAGAGTGCAGATCATCGATGACGCGTTTAACCTGGCTAGGGCCGGTTTGCTCAAGTACAATTTTGCCCTGAACCTCCTTCGCTACCTCCGCCACGAAAGAGAATACTTGCCATGGAAAGCCGTCTTCACAAACCTGGAATACTTGTACAGGACAACAAAACGAGGAGGAGGATACGGTCCATTTAGAAAATTCGTCCGCGCTCTTTTAACTCCCGTTTACAACGCACTTGATGAACCCTTCAA GCCAACTGTTGCTGGAGACTCTCTCCCGCAGATCAAACATCGCGCTCAGGTGCTGGACTGGTCATGCTCCATGGGGGTGTCCGACTGCGAGGAAAAAGCCGTAGCTCTTTTCAAAACCTGGCAGCAGCAAACCGAGGATCAAGACGTTGTTAATCC taTTCCTGTTGAACTGAGAAGCGTAGTCTACTGCAAAGCAGTAGAATCTGGAGGCGAACCGGCCTGGGACTTTGTGTGGAAGAGATTTTTGAGCTCGAACGTCGCTGCAGAAAAAAGTAAACTTCTGTCTTCCTTAGGATGCGCTCGAGAAATGTGGCTGTTGCACAG atatttgGACATGTCCTTGAACGAAACTTCAGGCATTCGCAAGCAAGATGCATCCATCGTGTTTAATTCGGTGGCCACTAGCGCGAGCGGCTTCTACATTGCGAGAGAATTTCTTTTCTCCCGCATCAAAGATATTCACTCGTA tGTTAGTCCGGATTTCTCTCAAATTGGATTCTTTGTCGAAGGTGTTTCTCATTTGATGAGtacgaaaaatgattttgagcag ATCAAACAGTTTGTGGAACTGAACTCTGAATACCTCAAAGGGGCGAAATTTGCAGTGAAGCAGGCACTGGAGAATGTCGAGTTGAACGTGCTGTGGTATTCGAGATACTACCCAACTCTTCTTTCTCTGCTCACGCTCTCTGCTCACGCAAGTGAAGAATTACCCCTTCCGCGTGCGTGA
- the LOC135947251 gene encoding uncharacterized protein LOC135947251 has translation MDPSLFSRDDGILFLGEGNFSFSLKFKQQHADKLRCVIATCFEDEDKILEGAKENVQLLKESGVSVLYGIDARQLTSYNQLVAEDDLTPNCIIFNFPHIGGKMKINRNRELLQDFFSSARKFLAGACARLPQTSRPKIIVNLCKGQGGTPADGDNQRDWGNSWQINEMAAISGFILSQVLPFNHKLCNGYESVGFRSREQWFHTTEAIVHVFEPAAPILLVSRINEKETSVQLSTRYGDIVCDRTHLDLCSAFTEMETKYFLSSNLKISPQVDLYNKLVDLVKNSARLGENLMVVHTNYLPFNCDLNLKRVPCSVGNTAKFMRRSLADVMEFCKKENFITYGPIFKPLDELSFNESPAPYQILVKHTDIERLTGLITLWLSSLIGETRLEVEMDDDQWTVQFSGQDLAYKCQKNAVIIELDLLAMIYFQAENFRDLLFSKRSNSTFSPVSLFPRTFVLDICFVIGEAFSEKRFNVLLWRLLGKFLIGKELVNKYSPEDEDWTSHCYRLQYRSSLEALSKRAAIVLHQEFLPEALLNSKLAQKVM, from the exons ATGGATCCCAGCCTCTTTAGCCGCGACGacggaattttgtttttgggcGAAGGAAacttctctttttctctcaaatttaAGCAACAACATGCCGATAAACTTCGCTGCGTGATTGCAACCTGTTTCGAGGatgaggacaaaattttagaGGGTGCCAAAGAAAATGTCCAATTGCTCAAGGAATCgg GAGTGAGTGTTCTCTATGGAATCGATGCCAGACAGTTGACGTCTTACAACCAGCTCGTCGCTGAAGATGACTTAACGCCAAACTGCATCATTTTCAACTTTCCCCACATTGGgggcaaaatgaaaatcaaccGCAACCGCGAACTTCTCCAAGACTTCTTCTCCAGCGCCAGAAAGTTCCTTGCTGGGGCCTGTGCAAGACTGCCGCAGACCTCAAGACCAAAGATAATCGTCAATTTGTGCAAAGGCCAGGGAGGAACTCCAGCTGACGGAGACAATCAGAGGGACTGGGGAAATTCCTGGCAAATTAACGAAATGGCTGCGATCTCTG GTTTTATTCTAAGTCAAGTGCTTCCTTTCAACCACAAACTCTGCAATGGCTACGAGTCTGTTGGCTTTCGAAGCCGGGAGCAGTGGTTCCACACGACCGAAGCGATCGTCCACGTGTTTGAACCTGCTGCGCCGATTCTTCTTGTCTCTCGAATCAACGAGAAAGAAACTAGCGTGCAGCTGTCCACGCGTTACGGGGACATCGTGTGCGACCGAACGCACTTGGATTTGTGCTCTGCCTTCACCGAAATGGAGACAAAATACTTTCTCAGCTCCAATTTAAAGATTTCTCCGCAAGTGGATTTGTACAACAAGTTAGTGGACCTCGTGAAGAACTCTGCTCGCCTTGGGGAAAACCTGATGGTGGTGCACACCAATTACCTACCCTTCAACTGCGACCTGAATTTGAAAAGAGTGCCGTGTTCGGTGGGGAACACTGCAAAGTTCATGAGGAGAAGCCTCGCGGACGTGATGGAGTTTtgcaagaaggaaaatttcatcacCTACGGCCCGATTTTCAAGCCCCTTGATGAGTTGTCCTTCAATGAGTCGCCAGCGCCTTATCAAATTTTGGTGAAACACACCGACATCGAGAGATTGACCGGACTGATTACGCTTTGGCTTTCGTCCTTGATCGGCGAAACGAGGCTCGAGGTGGAAATGGACGACGACCAGTGGACAGTGCAGTTTTCAGGGCAGGATCTCGCCTACAAATGCCAAAAAAATGCTGTCATCATCGAACTGGACTTGCTGGCTATGATTTACTTTCAAGCTGAGAATTTTCGCGATTTGCTCTTCTCAAAACGTTCGAACAGCACTTTTTCCCCTGTGTCTCTATTTCCGAGGACGTTCGTCCTGGACATTTGCTTCGTCATTGGCGAAGCTTTCAGTGAGAAACGGTTCAACGTTCTGCTGTGGAGGCTGCTGGGCAAATTCCTGATCGGAAAGGAGCTGGTCAACAAGTACAGTCCTGAAGATGAAGACTGGACTAGTCACTGCTACCGGCTGCAATACCGCTCGTCTCTAGAAGCCCTCTCAAAGCGGGCTGCAATCGTACTGCACCAAGAGTTCTTGCCTGAAGCCCTTTTGAACTCAAAACTTGCTCAAAAAGTAATGTGA
- the Upf1 gene encoding regulator of nonsense transcripts 1, with product MSVDTYGPSSQTLTFLDTDEGADLLGADTQGSEFDFKDFTMPSQSQTQASQLDLGHHPILPGQVNGLILENGSDRDIVAVTNAVGELQFEEEDEEAYYNRDLPEFACRYCCIHDPGCVVMCNICKKWFCNGRGNTSGSHIVNHLVRAKHKEVTLHKDGPLGETVLECYSCGVRNVFVLGFIPAKADSVVVLLCRQPCAAQNSLKDMNWDQEQWKPLIADRCFLSWLVKNPSERDQTRARQITAQQINKLEELWKENSEATYQDLEKPGVDEDPQQVLLRYEDGYQYQNIFGPLVKLEADYDKRLKESQTQDNIEVRWDVGLNKKTIAYFTLAKTDGDMKLMHGDELRLRYLGELHKPWSGVGHVIKIPDNFGEEVGIELKSSSGAPTDCVSNFVVDFIWKSTSFDRMQQALRKFAVDEHSVSSYIYRRLLGHEVEEILFRCNLPKHFSAPNLPDLNRSQVYAVKQALQRPLSLIQGPPGTGKTVTSASIVYHLVKQSGGSVLVCAPSNTAVDQLTEKIHLTGLKVVRLCAKSREAIDSPVSFLALHNQIRNMDSNTELQKLQQLKDETGELSSVDEKRYRMLKKSAERELLEAADVICCTCVGAGDPRLLRQKFQSILIDESMQATEPECMVPVVLGAKQLILVGDHCQLGPVVMCKKAARAGLSQSLFERLVVLGIKPFRLEVQYRMHPELSKFPSNFFYEGSLQNGVSDDDRRLKGIDFPWPQPDKPMFFYVTQGQEEIAGSGTSYLNRTEASNVEKITTRFLKAGMKPEQIGIITPYEGQRAYLVQYMQYQGSLHAKLYQEIEVASVDAFQGREKDLIIMSCVRSNEHQGIGFLNDPRRLNVALTRSKYGNIIVGNPKILSKQPLWNNLLNFYKENKVLVEGPLNNLKESLIQFAKPKKLVNSANPGTHFMLTTMYDAREAMVAGSIYDRSGGGHMNGMAGPSTYYRPNHCLWPGAQMDPYNRTHDSISYISPERAQAAMNNMPVPVGMFMNMNHVPPRFYNQHQQSMQNMRGRGAGRGGNSRGARGGKPGRGILRTGGQSFNSQDASQPYSQNVPLTQGMSQGMSQPGFSLSQAGLSQPEFSQDSSYMMGGDYHSQVDGLLSQDSTYQGDRSAFYSGASQGGHFSQPY from the exons ATGAGTGTGGACACGTACGGGCCGAGCTCGCAAACGCTCACCTTCTTGGATACCGACGAAGGCGCCGATCTGTTGGGGGCAGACACGCAGGGTTCAGAGTTTGATTTTAAGGACTTCACGATGCCCTCGCAGAGTCAGACTCAGGCGTCCCAACTCGACCTGGGACACCACCCGATATTGCCTGGACAG GTCAATGGGTTAATTTTGGAGAATGGCTCGGATCGGGATATTGTTGCGGTCACTAACGCGGTGGGTGAACTCCAATTCGAAGAAGAGGATGAGGAAGCGTACTACAACAGG GACCTTCCTGAATTTGCCTGCCGTTACTGCTGCATTCACGACCCAGGGTGCGTGGTGATGtgcaacatttgcaaaaagtggttCTGCAATGGCCGTGGTAACACTTCCGGCTCGCACATCGTAAACCACTTGGTCAGGGCCAAACACAAAGAGGTGACCCTGCACAAGGACGGGCCCCTCGGAGAGACCGTGCTCGAGTGCTACTCGTGCGGCGTGCGAAATGTTTTCGTTCTTGGGTTCATTCCAGCCAAAGCTGATTCGGTTGTGGTTCTGCTCTGTCGCCAGCCGTGTGCTGCCCAGAACTCACTCAAGGACATGAACTG GGACCAGGAGCAGTGGAAGCCATTGATTGCGGACAGGTGCTTTTTATCTTGGCTGGTCAAGAATCCAAGCGAACGAGACCAGACGAGGGCTAGGCAAATCACTGCCCAGCAGATAAACAAACTCGAGGAGTTGTGGAAGGAAAACAGCGAAGCCACTTACCAGGACTTGGAAAAGCCTGGAGTGGACGAGGATCCTCAGCAAGTGTTGTTGAG GTATGAGGACGGATACCAGTACCAAAACATCTTCGGACCGTTGGTGAAGCTCGAGGCGGACTATGATAAACGGCTCAAGGAGTCGCAAACACAGGACAACATCGAGGTCCGCTGGGATGTCGGTCTCAACAAGAAAACCATAGCGTATTTTACCCTCGCAAAGACTGATGGCG ACATGAAGTTGATGCACGGAGATGAGCTGCGCCTCCGGTATTTGGGAGAGCTCCACAAGCCTTGGTCAGGGGTTGGACACGTGATTAAAATTCCCGACAACTTTGGAGAGGAGGTTGGTATTGAGCTGAAGAGCAGCAGCGGTGCTCCTACTGACTGCGTGTCAAACTTTGTCGTCGATTTCATCTGGAAGTCCACTTCCTTTGACAG AATGCAACAAGCTCTGCGGAAATTCGCTGTCGATGAACACTCGGTTTCCAGCTACATTTACCGTCGCCTCTTAGGCCACGAGGTTGAGGAGATATTGTTCCGCTGCAACCTACCCAAGCATTTCTCGGCCCCAAACCTGCCAGATCTCAACAGGTCTCAG GTGTACGCAGTAAAGCAAGCACTGCAGCGTCCCTTGTCTCTGATTCAGGGTCCTCCTGGAACAGGAAAGACCGTCACCTCTGCGTCCATAGTTTATCACCTGGTCAAGCAGAGCGGAGGCTCTGTTCTCGTCTGTGCTCCGTCGAACACTGCTGTTGACCAGCTGACGGAAAAAATCCATCTCACGGGACTTAAAGTCGTCCGTCTCTGCGCCAAGTCGAGGGAAGCGATTGACTCGCCGGTTTCTTTCCTCGCTCTACACAATCAAATCCGAAACATGGACAG TAACACCGAGTTGCAGAAATTGCAGCAGTTAAAGGACGAGACAGGAGAACTCTCATCAGTGGACGAAAAACGCTACCGTATGCTGAAAAAGAGCGCCGAGCGAGAGCTGCTGGAGGCGGCCGACGTGATTTGCTGCACGTGCGTGGGTGCTGGTGACCCCCGACTGCTGCGCCAGAAATTCCAATCAATCCTGATCGACGAGAGCATGCAGGCGACTGAGCCTGAGTGCATGGTGCCTGTCGTGCTGGGAGCCAAACAGCTGATCCTGGTCGGCGATCACTGCCAGTTGGGGCCGGTGGTCATGTGCAAGAAGGCCGCCAGGGCCGGTCTCTCCCAGTCGCTCTTTGAACGACTCGTTGTGCTGGGAATCAAACCGTTCCGACTTGAGGTGCAGTACCGCATGCACCCTGAGCTATCCAAATTCCCGTCAAACTTTTTCTACGAGGGCTCTCTGCAAAATGGAGTGAGCGATG atgACAGAAGGCTGAAAGGCATCGATTTTCCTTGGCCGCAACCAGACAAGCCAATGTTCTTCTACGTAACTCAGGGCCAGGAGGAAATCGCTGGATCCGGAACGTCGTATCTGAACAGGACTGAAGCATCaaacgttgaaaaaatcaCCACACGATTCCTGAAAGCTGGTATGAAGCCAGAGCAAATCGGAATCATCACTCCCTACGAAGGCCAACGTGCTTACCTG gTTCAGTACATGCAGTATCAAGGCTCTCTCCATGCCAAGTTATACCAAGAAATAGAAGTGGCCAGCGTGGACGCCTTCCAGGGCCGAGAAAAAGATTTGATCATAATGTCATGCGTCCGCTCCAACGAGCACCAGGGTATCGGATTCCTTAACGACCCACGCCGACTGAACGTCGCTCTCACTCGCTCTAAATACGGCAACATCATCGTGGGCAATCCCAAAATTCTCTCTAAG CAACCGTTGTGGAATAACCTCCTCAACTTCTACAAAGAAAACAAGGTGCTGGTCGAAGGGCCACTCAACAACCTGAAAGAATCGCTGATCCAGTTCGCCAAACCAAAGAAGCTGGTCAACTCTGCCAATCCTGGCACACATTTCATGCTGACCACCATGTACGACGCGCGGGAGGCTATGGTTGCCGGCAGTATTTACGACAGAAGCGGTGGTGGACACATGAACGGAATGGCTGGACCCTCGACTTACTACAGACCTAATCACT GTTTGTGGCCTGGTGCTCAAATGGACCCGTATAACCGAACCCACGATTCCATCAGTTACATTTCTCCGGAGAGGGCGCAGGCTGCGATGAACAACATGCCAGTGCCAGTCGGCATGTTTATGAACATGAATCACGTCCCTCCAAGATTCTACAATCAACACCAACAGTCCATGCAGA ACATGCGCGGACGAGGCGCGGGCCGTGGCGGAAACTCCAGAGGTGCCAGAGGAGGAAAACCCGGCCGTGGAATCCTCCGCACCGGCGGCCAGAGCTTTAACAGCCAGGATGCGTCCCAACCGTACAGCCAAAACGTGCCACTCACACAAGGAATGTCACAG GGAATGTCGCAGCCAGGTTTCAGTCTGTCTCAGGCTGGACTGTCGCAGCCGGAATTCTCTCAGGACAGCAGCTACATGATGGGAGGTGACTACCACTCGCAGGTCGACGGACTGCTGTCCCAGGACTCGACGTACCAGGGCGACCGGTCGGCCTTCTACTCTGGCGCATCTCAGGGCGGCCACTTCTCACAGCCGTACTGA